A single region of the Nicotiana sylvestris chromosome 6, ASM39365v2, whole genome shotgun sequence genome encodes:
- the LOC138870368 gene encoding uncharacterized protein has translation MSDIMKRKFVALEISGKNYMTWVLNVEIHLDAMGLGDAIKDKDKASTQDCAKALIFLRHHLDEGLKIEYLTVKDPFVLWNGLKERYDNLKITSKLKLCGDNISDYDMREKTFTMFHASNMVLQQQYREKGFTKYS, from the exons atgtctgatattatgaaaagaaagttcgttgcccttgaaatttcgggcaagaactatatgacatgggtaTTGAATGttgaaatccatttagatgcaatgggtcttggagacgccattaaagaTAAAGATAAAGCATCTACACAAGActgtgctaaggccttgattttcttgcgccatcaccttgatgaagggttgaaaattgaatatctcaCAGTGAAAGATCCATTTGTTTTGTGGAATGgtttaaaggaaagatatgacaacttaaa aattacttccaaattgaaactctgtggagataATATCAGTGACTATGATATGCGTGAAAAAACGTTTACAATGTTTCATGCTTCCAATATGGTCTTACAACAGCAGTACCGAGAGAAAGGCTTCACAAAGTACTCTTAG